From Humisphaera borealis, the proteins below share one genomic window:
- a CDS encoding right-handed parallel beta-helix repeat-containing protein: MRFCIGVLLLLASSASAAEFFVAPDGHDDNPGTLDKPFATIQQSQKAVAPGDTVHIRGGTYAMTEQQIARKEKIWAYVTHLDKSGLPGKPITYAAYKDEKPVFDYSAVKPQGMRIDAFYVPASWIHLKGLEVVGVQATLKTHSQSIGFANDGSNNIYERLSIHDGQAIGIYSVRGSNNLFLNCDAYRNWDYTSEDGKGGNVDGFGCHPTKGSTGNVFRGCRAWFNSDDGYDCISAHEAVTFENCWAMYNGYSSERKSLADGNGFKAGGFATLPADRLPKPIPRHTVRFCLAVGNKASGFYANHQPGGGDWFNNSAYRNGANFNMLCRLADNRTDVDGYGQKLRNNVGYKGRRELTKFDAAKSDSANNSFDLKLVLTDKDFSGLNEEQLVLPRNADGSLPLVDFMRPSDDSQLIDKGVANGFPFKGAAPDLGAFERK; the protein is encoded by the coding sequence ATGCGTTTCTGTATTGGGGTTCTACTCCTGCTCGCCTCGTCGGCCTCCGCCGCCGAGTTCTTCGTCGCCCCCGACGGGCACGATGACAACCCCGGGACCCTCGACAAACCCTTCGCCACCATCCAGCAATCGCAGAAAGCCGTCGCTCCCGGTGATACCGTCCACATTCGTGGCGGCACCTATGCGATGACCGAACAGCAGATCGCCCGCAAAGAGAAGATCTGGGCGTACGTCACCCATCTCGACAAGAGCGGCCTACCGGGCAAGCCGATTACGTACGCCGCTTACAAGGACGAGAAGCCGGTCTTCGACTACTCGGCGGTCAAGCCCCAAGGTATGCGGATCGACGCCTTCTACGTCCCGGCGTCCTGGATCCATCTCAAGGGGCTGGAAGTCGTCGGCGTTCAGGCGACCCTGAAGACGCACTCACAATCGATCGGCTTCGCCAACGATGGCAGCAACAACATCTACGAACGCCTCTCGATCCACGACGGGCAGGCGATCGGCATCTACAGCGTACGCGGCTCGAACAACCTCTTCCTCAACTGCGACGCCTACCGCAACTGGGACTACACCAGCGAAGACGGCAAAGGTGGCAATGTCGACGGCTTCGGCTGCCATCCGACCAAGGGGAGCACCGGCAACGTCTTCCGAGGCTGCCGTGCCTGGTTCAACAGCGACGACGGCTACGACTGCATCAGCGCCCACGAAGCGGTCACGTTCGAGAACTGCTGGGCGATGTACAACGGCTACTCGAGCGAGAGGAAGAGCCTCGCCGACGGCAACGGCTTCAAGGCCGGCGGGTTCGCCACCCTTCCCGCCGACCGACTGCCCAAGCCGATCCCGCGCCACACCGTCCGCTTCTGTCTCGCCGTCGGCAACAAGGCCAGCGGCTTTTATGCCAACCACCAGCCCGGCGGCGGCGACTGGTTCAACAATTCCGCCTATCGCAACGGCGCCAACTTCAACATGCTCTGTCGCCTGGCCGACAATCGAACCGACGTGGACGGTTACGGCCAGAAGCTGCGCAACAACGTCGGCTACAAAGGCCGCAGAGAGTTGACCAAGTTCGACGCCGCGAAATCCGACTCGGCGAACAACTCGTTCGATCTAAAACTGGTCCTGACGGACAAGGATTTTTCCGGTCTTAATGAGGAGCAACTCGTCCTGCCGCGAAACGCCGACGGAAGCCTGCCGCTGGTCGATTTCATGCGGCCCTCGGATGACAGCCAACTGATCGATAAGGGAGTAGCGAACGGCTTTCCATTC
- the thiC gene encoding phosphomethylpyrimidine synthase — MSQATESAPVVDRSWTLPPLGDNPSTEKQGTTPGSFAQRGAIGKPLTYASPDTPGMPQPSDKTAWDFLPEGWTRTGEESAEPPAGFEPITQLEFARVGVVTPEMKRVALREPHLTPEQIRREVAAGRMVIPANRNHLKHNLDPMAIGRASLTKINANMGASPISSGTDEEVEKLKWAEKWGADTVMDLSTGGDLDACRAAIIENSTVPIGTVPIYSMIIGRKIEDLNEQIVLETLEHQARQGVDYFTIHAGVLREHLPLVRKRLIGIVSRGGSLLAKWMITHHKQNLMYTMWEQICDVMREHDVTFSIGDGLRPGGLADATDAAQLGELATIGELTERAWRKGVQVMVEGPGHVPFDQIEFNMKLQRRLCHGAPFYVLGPLVTDIFPGYDHITSCIGATAAGYHGASMLCYVTPKEHLGLPKKDDVKQGCVAYKIAAHAADVALGIPGTRDRDDELTKARAALNWQKHFDLSFDPELARAYHDEDLEVDTDFCAMCGHDWCSVRISKEITEFFSGKDEQSQPAKKAIASPGVTEGGADILKARGNLSAEEIMRLAHKGKKAACHSDTLKDEEAAKGVQKLVKINTLKAHGIVVNETGL, encoded by the coding sequence ATGTCGCAAGCCACCGAATCCGCCCCTGTCGTTGACCGTTCGTGGACCCTGCCGCCGCTCGGTGACAACCCCTCGACGGAAAAGCAGGGAACGACGCCGGGTTCGTTCGCGCAGCGCGGTGCAATCGGAAAGCCGCTGACCTACGCCAGCCCCGATACGCCGGGCATGCCACAGCCGAGCGATAAGACGGCGTGGGATTTCCTGCCGGAGGGTTGGACCCGCACCGGTGAAGAATCCGCCGAGCCGCCGGCGGGGTTCGAGCCCATCACCCAGCTTGAGTTCGCCCGCGTCGGTGTTGTGACGCCGGAGATGAAGCGAGTGGCATTGCGTGAACCCCACCTGACCCCGGAACAGATCCGCCGGGAAGTCGCCGCCGGCCGCATGGTCATCCCGGCCAACCGCAACCACCTGAAGCACAACCTCGACCCCATGGCGATCGGCCGGGCGTCGCTGACGAAGATCAACGCCAACATGGGCGCGTCACCGATCTCGTCCGGCACCGACGAAGAAGTCGAGAAGCTGAAATGGGCCGAGAAGTGGGGAGCCGATACGGTGATGGACTTGTCCACCGGCGGCGATCTAGACGCCTGCCGAGCGGCGATCATCGAGAACAGCACCGTACCCATCGGCACGGTTCCGATCTACTCGATGATCATCGGCCGCAAGATCGAAGACCTCAACGAACAGATCGTCCTGGAGACCCTCGAGCACCAGGCCCGGCAGGGCGTCGACTACTTCACGATTCACGCCGGCGTGCTGCGCGAGCACCTTCCGCTCGTGCGCAAGCGCCTCATCGGCATCGTCAGCCGTGGCGGCAGCTTGCTTGCCAAGTGGATGATCACCCACCACAAGCAGAACCTGATGTACACGATGTGGGAGCAGATCTGCGACGTCATGCGCGAGCACGATGTCACGTTCAGCATCGGCGACGGCCTTCGCCCCGGCGGTCTGGCCGACGCGACCGACGCCGCCCAGCTCGGCGAACTGGCCACCATCGGCGAACTGACCGAGCGGGCCTGGCGCAAGGGCGTGCAGGTGATGGTCGAAGGGCCGGGCCACGTGCCGTTCGACCAGATCGAGTTCAACATGAAGCTCCAACGGCGGCTCTGCCATGGCGCGCCGTTCTACGTCCTCGGACCGCTGGTGACCGACATCTTCCCCGGCTACGACCACATCACGAGCTGCATCGGCGCCACCGCCGCCGGCTACCACGGCGCGAGCATGCTTTGTTACGTGACGCCGAAGGAACACCTCGGCCTGCCGAAAAAGGACGACGTGAAGCAGGGCTGCGTGGCCTACAAGATCGCCGCCCATGCCGCCGACGTCGCCCTGGGCATCCCCGGCACGCGTGACCGCGACGACGAGCTGACCAAGGCCCGCGCCGCGCTCAACTGGCAGAAACACTTCGACCTCAGTTTCGACCCCGAACTGGCCCGCGCCTACCACGACGAAGATTTGGAAGTCGACACCGACTTCTGCGCCATGTGCGGCCACGACTGGTGCAGCGTCCGCATCAGCAAGGAAATCACCGAGTTCTTCAGCGGCAAGGACGAGCAGAGCCAGCCCGCCAAAAAGGCGATCGCCAGCCCCGGCGTCACCGAAGGCGGAGCGGATATCCTCAAAGCCCGCGGCAACCTGAGCGCCGAAGAGATCATGCGCCTCGCCCACAAGGGCAAGAAAGCAGCCTGTCACAGCGACACCCTGAAGGACGAAGAAGCAGCCAAGGGCGTGCAGAAGCTGGTGAAAATCAACACGCTCAAGGCGCACGGGATTGTGGTGAATGAGACGGGGCTGTGA